From Longimicrobium sp.:
ACGCCGCCTGGGGAAGCCCGACCGCCTGGGACCGCTACAACTGGGCGCACGCGCGGATCGAGGTGGACCGGACCGGCGGCGAGCTGGGCCGCCTGGCGCGGGAGAAGGGCCGCGTCCCCGAGGCGGAGCTGGGGCCCTACGTCGAGCTGTCGCTGGACTGGTATCTCAACCAGGTCAACCGGTCGCTCCGGTGCCGCCGGGACCGGGACGCGGCCGGCCAGCGGCTGGAGGCCGCGGAATCGGTCCGGCCGCTGCTGCAGGCGCTCTTCGCGGTGCACGACCGGCGCCTGGTGCCCTACTACAAGTACCTGGCGTGGGAGCTGGAGCACGAGCCGCTGCACAAGCTGCGGCTTGCGGGCGGGGAGCTGCTGGGGCTGCTGCTGGAGGTGCTGGGGACGGCGGAGCCGGCCGCCCAGGGCGCGCTCCTCCGCGAAGCGGAGCGGCTCTTCGCCGCCGAAGGCTACGCCCGCCCCTTCCAGGCGTGGCGGGTGCCGGAGTGGTGGGGAAGCCTATTCCCGTGAGCGGTCCTCGCGCTCGCCAGCCGGCATCGGCCCGGCGGCGGCGTCTCGTCCGCCGGCCGGCGCCGCGACGTCCTCGAGCGGCACGCCCGCGGCGCAGAGCGGGCAGGCGGCGGGCGGCCACAGGTCGTACTCGTGGCGGCCGGCCGCTTCGACCGACACGCCTTCCCCGGCGAAGTAGCCGGCGCCGGTGGAGCCGAGGACGAGGAGCACGCCCGCGACGACGGGCGTGGCGCCGTGGGCCCGCAGCTCGGCGAAGGTCCCCCGCAGCGCCGAGCCGGCGCTCATGACGTCGTCGACCATCGCCACGCGCCGGCCCTGCACGCGCGGGGCGAACGCCGGCGGGAGCAGGTAGCGCGCCCGGTAGAGGCCGCCGGTTTCGGCGGGCATCACCCGCTCGGTGAACCAGAACTCCACGCCGAGCGCGTGCGCCACGAGCTGGGCGAGGAAGGCGCCCCCCAGCAGCGGCCCGCAGACCGCCGACACGTCGTGCGGGCGGATCGCGTCCGCCAGCGTGGCGGCGAAGGGGGCGATGCGGCGCGGCTCCGCGAAGAGCGCGTCGAGGTCGAGCCAGAGCCGCCCGTGGTGGCCCGACTCGAGCCGGAAGTGGCCGCGGCGGCCGGCGACCAGCTCCAGGAACGCTGCCGCGGTCGTATCGCTCATGCCGATCGGTCTCCCCTCCGTAAGTCGAAAAGCCGCGCCGCTCAGCCGCGCTCCGGGGCGCCCGGTCCCAGGTTCCCCCGCATGATCTCCACCACGCCCCGGAGCTGCGGGTCCGTCTCCCCCTCCAGGGCGGCGACCACGCCCGCCTGGTCCGCGCGCGAGCGGTTCTGGTTGAACTTGAGCTTGCCTTCGATGCGGCGGATCGGGATCTCGAAGCCGACGATCGCTTTGAGCAGCGAGTCGATCTCGCGTCCGGGCCGGTCCCCGTCGCGCAGCCCGGCGCCGTCGCCCTCGTGGAAGCGCACCAGGCGCTCGATCCAGTCCCGCAGCACCGCCGGGTCGTCGATGATCCGCGGCACGCCGTAGACGTGGACGGCGGCGTAGTTCCAGGTGGGAACGATCTCCGGGGCCGCGTACCACGCCGGGGAGACGTAGGTGTGCGGCCCCAGGAAGATGGCGAGCGCCTCCGCCTGTCCGTCGAAGCTCCGCCACTGCGGGTTGGCGCGCGCCATGTGGGCCACCAGCGTCCCGTGCTCGCCGCGCCCGGCGTCGAGCAGGAAGGGCAGATGGGTGGCGTACGGCGCCCCGTCCACCACCGTGACCAGCGTGGCGAAGCTGTGGCGGCGCATCAGCTCGTGGAGCACCGCCGGGTCGTCTTCGCGGAAGCTGGGCGGGATGTACATGGCCGGGTTCGGGTGTGGGGCCGCTTCTGGTCGTAGTGTGTTAGTCCTTTAGTGCTTTAGTCCTTTAGTGCCAAGTGCCAAGTGCTCGAAACACAGCACTAAGGACTAAGGACTAAGGACTAAGGACTAAGGACTAAGGACTAAGGACTAAAACACTTCCGCACTCAGCACTTCGCACTCGTCGTTCAGTCCTCCGCCAGCACGATGATGCGGTCCTCGGGGGCGAAGGTGACGGGCAGCGACTTCCTGGGGTTGAGGTGGACGCCGTACGACTTCGCCGGGTCGAAGCACTCGGCCTCGACGCGGTACCCCATCGCCACCTGCCCCTGCCGCCGCGCCGACTCGATCACCGTGTAGAAGTCGACCTCCCGCTTCGGCTCCACGTAGTCCGTCACCGGCTTCAGGTAGATCTCCGCGCCCTCGGGGTCGAACAGGTCCTGGAAGACTGCCGCCAGCTCCTTGTTCTCGGAGATCTGCGAGAGCATCAGGCTGATCAGCCGGTCGCTCACGATGAAGTCGTCCGCGCGCGTCACCTGCGCCAGCTCGCGGTTGCGCACGTCCAGCATCTCGCTGACGATGGAGAGGTCCTTGCCGGCGCGGTCGGCGATGTCGCGCAGGTGCAGCAGCGTGATCAGCGTGCGCGCGTCGGCCTGCTGCGGGTCGATCGCCGCCGGGTGGCCGTTGCCGTTGGGGCTCGTCGAGGCCAGCACGATGATGTGGTCGTACTGCTCCACCCCCAGTCCGTCCAGCGTGCGGCGGTCGGTGGTGTCGCCGCGGCGGAAGTAGACCGCCAGGTTCCTGAACTCCCGCTCGCCCAGCACGTGCGAGCTCGGCGGCGCCCCGGGGACCGCCTCGCGGTCGGCCACCACCAGCACGGTGGAGCCCGGCCCCACGTAGCTGTCCAGCTCGCCGATGATGTCGCCCGCGCGCTCGTTCCACCCCAGGACCAGCGTGCGCTCGGGCGCCGCCGTCCGCGGCTGGGGGGAGCGGATCGCCGCCTCGTCCACGCGCACGTCCGTCTTCCCCGAGAGCCGGATGGTGTCGTCGTCGGCCGAGACCGCGATCACCTTGTCGCCCCTCTCCAGGCGCGTCTCCATCGGCGGGTTGAGCTGGATGCGCCCGTCGGCGAAGCGCACCCCGATCACCGCCGAGTCCTCGTACGCCACCAGCGCCTCGGCGAAGGTCTTCCCGGCCAGCGCGGGCTCTTCCTTGAAGTAGATCTCGTCGCCCCCGTAGTCCAGCAGCTCGGTGTAGGCCACGGAGAGCCCCGACTGGCGGCAGGTCTGCGCCGTCACCCGCGCGATCAACTCCTCGGCCAGTACCAGCTCCACCTCGTCCCTGCCCACCATCCGCGCCACCTCGAAGTTCTTGCGGTCGCGGATCACGGCCACGATGTGGTACGGCTCGGGGCGGCGGTCGGGGTTGTTGGTGAGCGCCAGGATCGCCTTGATCACGTAGGCGTCGGGGTCGTCGGTCTCGGGCGCCAGGATGATGATGGAGCGCGCCCCCTGCGGGTTCACGATCGCCAGGTCGGCCGGGTCGATCGGCGTTCCCGTGCGGCAGACCACGCGCGTGGTGCGGGTGTTGGGGATGCGGGCCTGCAGCTCGTCCAGCATCTCCACCGTGTCCTTCTCGGACAGCACGG
This genomic window contains:
- a CDS encoding FMN-binding negative transcriptional regulator, producing MYIPPSFREDDPAVLHELMRRHSFATLVTVVDGAPYATHLPFLLDAGRGEHGTLVAHMARANPQWRSFDGQAEALAIFLGPHTYVSPAWYAAPEIVPTWNYAAVHVYGVPRIIDDPAVLRDWIERLVRFHEGDGAGLRDGDRPGREIDSLLKAIVGFEIPIRRIEGKLKFNQNRSRADQAGVVAALEGETDPQLRGVVEIMRGNLGPGAPERG
- a CDS encoding nucleotidyltransferase domain-containing protein, producing MEQAFEQLRRVAAEEPDVLGFALTGSRARGLASERSDYDCVLFVRDGRRAEYERRFAGLPAGVDLRVMTLAGFREHAAWGSPTAWDRYNWAHARIEVDRTGGELGRLAREKGRVPEAELGPYVELSLDWYLNQVNRSLRCRRDRDAAGQRLEAAESVRPLLQALFAVHDRRLVPYYKYLAWELEHEPLHKLRLAGGELLGLLLEVLGTAEPAAQGALLREAERLFAAEGYARPFQAWRVPEWWGSLFP